A window from Labrus mixtus chromosome 14, fLabMix1.1, whole genome shotgun sequence encodes these proteins:
- the LOC132988030 gene encoding uncharacterized protein LOC132988030 isoform X1, translating to MLEEYSGNGTLIRKVNVHVEIEAPVSKPAVSQMCSSEQINISCSSEGDGVEFRLTLDGNLLMQTRDNSQFLNSSRVNIQSLTGTRTTQDKPSLKHVTISLKSQLTGSLMCIVWNNVSREETVIQLKICTVPSLQVLKFMFPAVAVAVIASFLVVLLVALSCGFLILHNIPTPSAVNEEVTENPEEEIVYTHVRIVQNTMTTF from the exons ATGTTGGAAGAATATAGTGGAAATGGGACTTTAATAAGAAAAGTAAATGTGCACGTAGAAATTGAAG CTCCAGTGTCAAAGCCAGCTGTTTCTCAGATGTGTTCGTCAGAACAGATCAACATCAGCTGCTCCTCTGAGGGAGATGGAGTGGAGTTCCGTCTGACTTTAGACGGAAACTTACTCATGCAGACAAGAGACAACAGCCAGTTCCTGAACAGCAGTAGAGTTAACATACAATCTCTGACAGGGACTAGAACTACACAAGACAAACCCAGTCTTAAACATGTTACCATCAGCTTAAAGAGTCAGCTGACTGGAAGCTTAATGTGTATTGTTTGGAACAATGTCAGCAGAGAAGAAACAGTTATTCAATTGAAAATCTGCACAGTGCCCAGTCTGCAAG TTCTTAAATTCATGTTCCCTGCTGTGGCTGTGGCTGTCATAGCAAGCTTTTTGGTTGTCCTCCTCGTGGCTCTGAGCTGTGGTTTTCTCATTCTCCATAACATCCCGACACCCTCGGCTGTTAATGAGG aAGTCACAGAGAACCCTGAAGAGGAAATTGTCTACACACATGTAAGAATCgtacaaaacacaatgacaacattttaa
- the LOC132988030 gene encoding uncharacterized protein LOC132988030 isoform X2, which yields MLWSGGTTADFSPAKHCRYRSPVSKPAVSQMCSSEQINISCSSEGDGVEFRLTLDGNLLMQTRDNSQFLNSSRVNIQSLTGTRTTQDKPSLKHVTISLKSQLTGSLMCIVWNNVSREETVIQLKICTVPSLQVLKFMFPAVAVAVIASFLVVLLVALSCGFLILHNIPTPSAVNEEVTENPEEEIVYTHVRIVQNTMTTF from the exons ATGTTATGGAGCGGTGGGACAACTGCTGATTTTTCACCTGCCAAACACTGCAGATACAGAT CTCCAGTGTCAAAGCCAGCTGTTTCTCAGATGTGTTCGTCAGAACAGATCAACATCAGCTGCTCCTCTGAGGGAGATGGAGTGGAGTTCCGTCTGACTTTAGACGGAAACTTACTCATGCAGACAAGAGACAACAGCCAGTTCCTGAACAGCAGTAGAGTTAACATACAATCTCTGACAGGGACTAGAACTACACAAGACAAACCCAGTCTTAAACATGTTACCATCAGCTTAAAGAGTCAGCTGACTGGAAGCTTAATGTGTATTGTTTGGAACAATGTCAGCAGAGAAGAAACAGTTATTCAATTGAAAATCTGCACAGTGCCCAGTCTGCAAG TTCTTAAATTCATGTTCCCTGCTGTGGCTGTGGCTGTCATAGCAAGCTTTTTGGTTGTCCTCCTCGTGGCTCTGAGCTGTGGTTTTCTCATTCTCCATAACATCCCGACACCCTCGGCTGTTAATGAGG aAGTCACAGAGAACCCTGAAGAGGAAATTGTCTACACACATGTAAGAATCgtacaaaacacaatgacaacattttaa